In Campylobacter concisus, one genomic interval encodes:
- a CDS encoding peptidase, with protein sequence MFKIWRKFHLILALIFALPLLIISISGAIISYHDEIIEAFSKDEIDIATNKSALKIDEILKVFSKTWPNFNLSYIKIKGEINRAYVVSGTSESGEFKSFFVDPYTGEIVSENSVEKFIGLALNLHKNLGLALFKNENLSKFASDIVAISTLALLVILLTGAFIQFWRFRSKFISAFELNLKAKKFAFLYSLHGFLGLYLGAILLIICFSGLYFSYEKFAKVINQICGEEKVFKKPNFTSKNGFSLNDEQKVENLQKAYEIFTLKFGNEFDTLNFILNKDGVKFMIFYLPKGASESDGVRLVVDTASGEILKNTMPKSFEIYKFMLDLHAGYTLGEAGKFIFFMASCGVGVLLFSGCVIYYKRRKK encoded by the coding sequence ATGTTTAAAATTTGGCGGAAATTTCACTTAATTTTAGCTCTTATCTTTGCTTTGCCGCTTTTGATAATTTCAATTAGTGGAGCAATTATTTCGTATCACGATGAGATAATTGAAGCTTTTAGCAAAGATGAGATAGACATAGCAACTAATAAAAGTGCTTTAAAAATAGATGAAATTTTAAAGGTCTTTAGTAAGACTTGGCCAAATTTTAACCTTAGTTATATAAAGATAAAAGGTGAGATAAATAGGGCTTATGTGGTAAGCGGCACAAGCGAGAGTGGCGAGTTTAAGTCGTTCTTTGTAGATCCATATACGGGCGAGATAGTCTCTGAAAATAGTGTGGAAAAATTTATAGGGCTAGCTTTAAATTTACATAAAAATCTAGGACTAGCTCTATTTAAAAATGAAAATTTATCTAAATTTGCAAGCGATATAGTGGCGATTTCAACGCTTGCACTACTTGTGATTTTATTAACTGGAGCGTTTATACAATTTTGGAGATTTAGAAGCAAATTTATTAGCGCCTTTGAGCTAAATCTAAAGGCAAAGAAATTTGCATTTTTATATTCGCTACACGGATTTTTGGGGCTTTATTTGGGGGCTATTTTGCTTATTATCTGTTTTAGCGGTCTATACTTTTCTTATGAGAAATTTGCTAAGGTTATAAATCAAATTTGTGGCGAAGAGAAGGTCTTTAAAAAGCCAAATTTTACTAGCAAAAATGGTTTTAGCCTAAATGATGAGCAAAAGGTAGAAAATCTTCAAAAAGCTTATGAAATTTTTACTTTAAAATTTGGAAATGAGTTTGATACTTTAAATTTTATTCTCAATAAAGACGGTGTAAAATTTATGATCTTTTACTTGCCAAAAGGCGCTAGTGAGAGTGATGGCGTTAGACTTGTAGTCGATACTGCAAGCGGAGAAATTTTAAAAAATACCATGCCAAAATCTTTTGAAATTTATAAATTTATGCTTGATCTGCACGCTGGATATACATTAGGAGAGGCCGGAAAATTTATCTTTTTTATGGCTTCTTGTGGAGTTGGCGTGCTACTTTTTAGTGGCTGTGTGATTTACTACAAACGGCGTAAAAAGTAG
- a CDS encoding RNA pyrophosphohydrolase yields MQKKYRPNVAAVILSSLYPFKCEILVAKRVDMDDIWQFPQGGIDEGESPKQALKRELKEEIGTDKIDILDEYPQWLSYDFPANAAKKFYPFDGQTQKYFLVRLKNGASVNLKTEHPEFSEYKFVDFGRSLENINHFKKPIYEKVLSYFKEKGYF; encoded by the coding sequence ATGCAAAAAAAATACAGACCAAATGTGGCAGCTGTTATTTTGTCTAGCTTGTATCCATTTAAATGTGAAATTTTAGTCGCAAAAAGGGTGGATATGGATGATATTTGGCAGTTTCCTCAAGGCGGAATAGATGAAGGTGAGAGTCCAAAGCAGGCCTTAAAAAGGGAGCTTAAAGAAGAGATCGGAACTGATAAAATCGATATCTTAGATGAGTATCCGCAGTGGCTAAGCTACGACTTTCCAGCAAACGCGGCAAAGAAATTTTATCCATTTGACGGACAGACGCAAAAATATTTTTTGGTTAGACTTAAAAATGGTGCCAGCGTAAATTTAAAGACAGAGCATCCTGAGTTTAGCGAGTATAAATTTGTAGATTTTGGTAGAAGTTTAGAGAATATAAATCACTTTAAAAAGCCTATTTATGAAAAGGTTTTGAGTTATTTTAAAGAGAAAGGATATTTTTGA
- a CDS encoding coproporphyrinogen III oxidase (catalyzes the oxygen-independent formation of protoporphyrinogen-IX from coproporphyrinogen-III) — protein MQVYIHVPFCESKCPYCAFGSSDDEFNKVSAYFKALCLDLNFQLKSQNVKEISTIFFGGGTPSAVNVKFYDEIFSILAPLCTPEAEITLEANPNSATLTWLKHVKNLGANRISFGAQSFFEDKLKFLGRIHSREQIFKAVENAKTAGFNNINLDLIYDTKFDTKKRLLAEVANLKNLAITHLSAYSLTLEESTPFAGKKSYKKDSDSLAKFMIEQIGLAGFGQYEISNYGQICKHNLGYWQGKNYLGVGAFSVGFVDGTRYYAKNSIDAYISQPTYRKKEILSQSELVREHIFLGLRSIVGVEAGLLSEAQKKRANLLVENEKLLFKNGKFYNPNFLLSDEIALFIEG, from the coding sequence TTGCAAGTTTATATCCACGTACCATTTTGCGAAAGCAAATGTCCCTACTGCGCCTTTGGCTCAAGCGATGACGAATTTAACAAGGTTAGTGCCTATTTTAAGGCACTTTGCCTTGATCTAAATTTTCAGCTAAAAAGCCAAAATGTAAAAGAAATTTCTACTATCTTTTTTGGTGGCGGCACACCAAGCGCGGTAAATGTTAAATTTTATGATGAAATTTTTAGCATTTTAGCGCCTCTTTGCACACCAGAAGCCGAGATCACACTTGAAGCAAACCCAAACTCAGCAACCCTTACTTGGCTAAAACATGTTAAAAATTTAGGCGCAAATCGCATCAGCTTTGGCGCTCAAAGTTTTTTTGAAGATAAGCTAAAATTTCTAGGACGCATTCACAGTAGGGAGCAAATTTTTAAAGCAGTTGAAAATGCCAAGACCGCTGGCTTTAACAATATAAATTTAGACCTCATCTATGACACCAAATTTGACACTAAAAAGCGTCTTTTAGCTGAAGTGGCAAATTTAAAAAACCTTGCTATCACGCACCTAAGTGCTTACTCGCTCACTCTTGAAGAAAGCACCCCTTTTGCTGGTAAAAAAAGTTATAAAAAAGATAGCGACAGCCTGGCTAAATTTATGATAGAGCAAATTGGGCTTGCTGGCTTTGGGCAGTATGAAATTTCAAATTACGGGCAAATTTGTAAGCACAATCTTGGCTATTGGCAAGGCAAAAATTACCTTGGTGTGGGCGCTTTTAGCGTGGGCTTCGTGGATGGCACGAGATACTACGCCAAAAATAGCATAGATGCCTACATCTCACAACCAACTTACAGAAAAAAAGAAATTTTAAGTCAAAGCGAGCTAGTAAGAGAGCATATATTTTTAGGGCTTAGAAGCATAGTTGGCGTGGAGGCTGGACTATTAAGTGAGGCTCAGAAAAAGAGGGCGAATCTACTTGTAGAAAATGAAAAACTACTCTTTAAAAATGGCAAATTTTACAATCCAAATTTCTTACTAAGCGACGAGATCGCACTCTTTATCGAGGGCTAA
- a CDS encoding DNA processing protein DprA produces MRLDFIPEPLNRLKNPPKQLNFIGDTSLLSLPKIAVVGSRKASVYTKECVTALCAALKSANVCVVSGGAIGVDITAHKAAMPRTIGIFASGLDTIYPSQNKVAIKEIYEKALALSEYDEGEPPLAYRFLERNRIVVGLCEALVVAQADLKSGSMQSARLANELKIPVYVLPQRIGESDGTNFLLANKKAELIDDYHKFASLFGEIKEQEKTSDEILKFCKNGVSLDEVLAKFGDIIYEYELEGLVEISNLRVKSLL; encoded by the coding sequence ATGAGACTTGACTTTATCCCAGAGCCACTAAATAGACTAAAAAATCCACCAAAACAGCTAAATTTTATCGGAGATACTTCGCTTTTATCCTTACCAAAGATCGCGGTTGTTGGCTCAAGAAAGGCAAGTGTTTATACAAAAGAGTGCGTTACGGCACTTTGCGCAGCACTAAAAAGTGCAAACGTCTGCGTGGTAAGTGGTGGAGCAATCGGCGTTGATATCACAGCTCATAAAGCCGCTATGCCACGAACGATTGGTATTTTTGCGAGCGGACTTGACACCATCTATCCAAGCCAAAATAAAGTGGCAATAAAAGAAATTTATGAAAAAGCCTTGGCTCTTAGTGAGTATGATGAAGGTGAGCCGCCACTTGCTTATAGATTTTTAGAGCGAAACCGCATAGTTGTGGGGCTTTGTGAAGCTCTAGTCGTCGCGCAAGCTGATCTTAAAAGTGGCTCTATGCAAAGTGCAAGGCTTGCAAACGAGCTTAAAATTCCAGTTTATGTACTGCCACAACGCATAGGTGAAAGCGATGGGACAAATTTTTTGCTTGCAAATAAAAAAGCCGAGCTTATTGATGACTATCATAAATTTGCTTCACTTTTTGGTGAGATAAAAGAGCAAGAAAAAACTAGTGACGAGATTTTAAAATTTTGTAAAAATGGTGTAAGTCTTGATGAAGTTTTAGCAAAATTTGGTGATATCATCTATGAGTACGAGCTTGAAGGGCTAGTTGAAATTTCAAATCTAAGAGTAAAGAGCTTGCTATGA
- a CDS encoding twin arginine-targeting protein translocase TatB: protein MFGMSFSEILVIAIIAVLVLGPDKLPSAMVQIAKFLKMFKKGINDAKSTFDQEMKIAELKEDAQKYKESITKSTQSVRKKLTFEELDEIKKSANDITNDIQNVVSDTKKTVENIQNPTDLVKDAILNDKKEA from the coding sequence ATGTTTGGAATGAGTTTTTCTGAAATCTTAGTTATCGCTATTATTGCAGTGTTAGTTTTAGGTCCTGACAAGCTGCCAAGCGCGATGGTTCAGATTGCAAAATTTCTAAAAATGTTTAAAAAAGGCATAAACGACGCAAAATCAACATTTGATCAAGAAATGAAGATAGCTGAGCTAAAAGAAGATGCTCAAAAATATAAAGAAAGCATAACTAAAAGTACGCAAAGTGTGCGTAAAAAGCTTACTTTTGAGGAGCTTGACGAGATCAAAAAAAGCGCAAATGATATCACAAACGATATACAAAATGTCGTAAGCGATACCAAAAAAACGGTAGAAAATATACAAAATCCAACAGATTTAGTTAAAGATGCGATCTTAAACGATAAAAAAGAGGCGTAA
- a CDS encoding dihydropteroate synthase: protein MKFYKINNKSDFDEICKAVSPSPGGAKLMHEKSEINFIYIDEIKTPAANILKQDALSVGAELVTHKDTILGKQSLNKALLMATNAQLRQLAKKEKLQDFGLKNLAAFLETKFIKPTKPLIMGVVNINTDSFNEQSRINTQNGISKIEYMIEVGADYIDLGGVSSRPGSEYCGREEEFRRIKDIVEEIYKLNLHEKAKFSLDSFDEYCLEFALNHGFKMINDITANASLATLAAQYDAEFCMMHMQGDPATMQVAPKYNDLIGEIADFFEQKIALAKELGAKKLVLDVGIGFGKTAEQNLLLIKHLEHFLKFDCPLLVGASRKSVINHYYPSEVKDRLPGSLYLHLKAFENGAHIIRTHDVAEHKQLFDMHEAMSQATLW, encoded by the coding sequence TTGAAATTTTATAAGATAAATAATAAAAGCGACTTTGATGAAATTTGCAAGGCCGTCTCGCCAAGTCCGGGTGGCGCGAAGCTCATGCATGAAAAGAGCGAGATAAATTTTATTTACATAGATGAGATAAAAACCCCAGCGGCAAATATATTAAAGCAAGATGCATTAAGTGTTGGTGCTGAGCTGGTAACACACAAAGATACGATTTTGGGTAAGCAGAGTCTAAATAAAGCATTGCTAATGGCGACAAATGCACAGCTTAGACAGTTAGCTAAAAAAGAGAAGCTACAAGACTTTGGGCTTAAAAATTTAGCAGCCTTTTTAGAGACAAAATTTATAAAGCCAACAAAGCCTCTTATAATGGGCGTTGTAAATATAAACACAGATAGCTTTAACGAACAAAGCCGCATAAATACGCAAAATGGTATTTCAAAAATAGAATATATGATAGAAGTAGGTGCAGACTACATCGACCTTGGTGGCGTTAGCTCAAGGCCAGGGAGCGAGTATTGCGGCCGTGAAGAGGAATTTAGGCGCATAAAAGATATCGTGGAGGAAATTTACAAGCTAAATTTACACGAAAAGGCGAAATTTAGCCTTGACAGCTTTGATGAGTATTGCTTAGAATTTGCGCTAAACCACGGCTTTAAAATGATAAATGACATCACGGCAAATGCCTCACTTGCCACGCTTGCGGCACAATATGACGCTGAGTTTTGCATGATGCATATGCAAGGCGATCCTGCGACTATGCAGGTCGCACCAAAATATAACGACTTAATCGGCGAGATAGCAGACTTTTTTGAGCAAAAGATAGCACTAGCAAAGGAGCTTGGCGCCAAAAAACTAGTGCTTGATGTGGGTATTGGCTTTGGTAAGACGGCTGAACAAAATTTATTGCTTATCAAGCATTTAGAGCATTTTTTAAAATTTGACTGCCCGCTACTTGTTGGTGCCAGCCGCAAATCAGTCATAAACCACTACTACCCAAGCGAGGTCAAAGATCGTCTGCCAGGCTCGCTTTACCTACACTTAAAGGCCTTCGAAAACGGCGCACATATCATTAGGACGCACGATGTGGCCGAGCATAAGCAGCTTTTTGATATGCATGAGGCGATGAGTCAAGCCACGCTTTGGTAG
- a CDS encoding preprotein translocase subunit TatC produces the protein MFEELRPHLIELRKRLFISIVSVFVCFGICFTFWNPLLAWMSEPLKQVLPAGSNIIFTQIQEPFFTAMKVAFFAGVVIALPIIFWQFWLFVAPGLYDNEKKYVIPFVISASFMFACGAAFCYYVVIPLGFAFLVNFGGQLFTALPSIGEYVGFFAKLLIGFGISFELPVITFFLAKIGLVDDKMLKDYFRYAVVIIFIFAAIVTPPDVISQVLMALPLIGLYGISIFVAKRANKSDDEDEKEEQDSDVASDE, from the coding sequence ATGTTTGAAGAGCTAAGACCCCATTTAATCGAACTTAGAAAGAGACTTTTTATAAGCATAGTAAGCGTTTTTGTCTGCTTTGGCATCTGCTTTACATTTTGGAACCCACTGCTTGCATGGATGAGCGAACCGCTAAAACAGGTATTACCAGCTGGCTCAAATATCATATTCACTCAAATTCAAGAGCCATTTTTTACAGCGATGAAGGTTGCATTTTTTGCTGGTGTCGTGATCGCGCTACCTATCATTTTTTGGCAGTTTTGGCTATTTGTCGCTCCTGGACTTTATGACAATGAAAAAAAATATGTGATCCCATTTGTCATCTCAGCTTCATTTATGTTTGCGTGCGGGGCAGCATTTTGTTACTACGTGGTCATCCCACTTGGCTTTGCATTTTTGGTAAATTTTGGTGGCCAGCTCTTTACGGCACTACCAAGCATTGGCGAGTATGTCGGTTTTTTTGCAAAACTACTAATTGGCTTTGGAATTTCATTTGAGCTACCAGTCATTACATTTTTCTTAGCAAAGATCGGACTTGTCGATGACAAGATGCTAAAAGATTACTTCAGATACGCTGTTGTTATCATCTTTATCTTTGCAGCTATCGTTACACCACCTGATGTGATAAGTCAAGTCTTAATGGCGCTACCACTCATCGGACTTTATGGAATTTCAATATTCGTCGCTAAAAGAGCTAACAAGAGCGACGATGAAGACGAAAAAGAAGAACAAGACAGCGACGTAGCAAGCGATGAGTAA
- a CDS encoding tRNA preQ1(34) S-adenosylmethionine ribosyltransferase-isomerase QueA, which produces MSNINDVSSYDYFLPEELIAKEPVLPKEEARLLVYFKNTKEIKHYKFKDLSSLIPEDAAVIFNNTKVIKARILGQKESGGACEVMLNQPIGENKFSIYIRGKVSAGSVLNFPDNLKVNVLELNDDGTRVVNFTQNGVLLDNVHLFSELEKFGHVPLPPYIKRADTKDDESWYQSIFAKNSGAVAAPTASLHISEQMLEQIKAKHEVAYITLHVGAGTFKGVECQNINDHKMHSEFYELSEQAQEIINSNKPILGVGTTVTRCVEEFARSKQVSGFCKLFLNLNNKPIRQNYLLTNFHLPKSTLIMLVTSFIGLEETMRIYKTAVDEKYKFYSYGDGMLII; this is translated from the coding sequence ATGAGTAATATAAACGACGTCTCAAGTTATGATTATTTTTTGCCAGAAGAGCTCATCGCAAAGGAGCCAGTTTTGCCAAAAGAAGAGGCAAGACTGCTTGTCTATTTTAAAAATACAAAAGAGATAAAACACTACAAATTTAAAGATCTCTCCAGCCTCATCCCAGAGGACGCAGCGGTCATTTTTAATAACACAAAAGTTATCAAAGCTCGCATTTTAGGACAAAAAGAAAGCGGCGGGGCTTGCGAAGTGATGCTAAACCAGCCCATAGGCGAAAATAAATTTAGCATCTATATAAGAGGCAAAGTAAGTGCTGGTAGTGTTTTAAATTTTCCTGATAATCTAAAAGTAAATGTGCTTGAGCTAAATGATGATGGCACAAGAGTGGTAAATTTTACGCAAAATGGCGTTTTGCTTGATAATGTTCACCTTTTTAGTGAGCTTGAAAAGTTCGGTCATGTTCCACTTCCGCCATACATTAAAAGAGCCGATACAAAGGATGATGAGAGCTGGTATCAAAGCATATTTGCCAAAAATAGTGGTGCAGTGGCAGCTCCGACAGCTAGCCTTCACATAAGTGAACAAATGCTAGAGCAGATAAAAGCAAAGCATGAAGTAGCCTACATTACGCTTCACGTTGGCGCTGGGACATTTAAAGGCGTAGAGTGCCAAAATATAAATGACCATAAAATGCACTCAGAATTTTACGAGCTAAGCGAGCAAGCTCAAGAGATTATAAATTCTAATAAACCAATCCTTGGCGTTGGTACGACGGTTACTAGATGTGTTGAAGAATTTGCAAGGAGCAAGCAAGTAAGCGGCTTTTGTAAGTTATTTTTAAACCTAAATAATAAACCAATTAGACAAAACTACCTTCTTACAAATTTTCATCTACCAAAATCAACTCTAATAATGCTAGTTACCAGCTTTATAGGGCTTGAAGAGACGATGAGAATTTATAAAACGGCAGTTGATGAAAAGTATAAATTTTACTCATACGGCGACGGAATGTTGATAATATGA
- a CDS encoding DNA polymerase III subunit delta', whose translation MLNKIVVTSDFENLKAKLEDEFGINNLRFYVSDDFLLENAKEVISEAYIAEKDEKILVIHANSFRTEAQNALLKIIEEPPRNIKFIIATQSKNLLLPTIRSRMLIENNLTKKPKITLDLNLKSLSLKELTGFIDQKIAEEQAQKFGKNELKELVGVIVTKAVDSGYKFNGDEMDYFFSLIKLADLNAKSHAVLTPLLLTIFQKGRR comes from the coding sequence ATGCTTAATAAAATCGTAGTTACAAGCGATTTTGAAAATTTAAAAGCCAAACTTGAAGATGAGTTTGGCATTAATAATTTAAGATTTTATGTAAGTGATGATTTTTTGCTAGAAAATGCAAAGGAGGTCATCTCAGAAGCTTACATTGCTGAAAAAGATGAAAAAATTTTAGTAATACATGCTAATTCTTTTAGGACAGAGGCTCAAAATGCACTTTTAAAGATCATTGAAGAGCCCCCAAGAAATATCAAATTTATAATAGCAACACAGAGTAAAAATTTACTTCTACCAACGATTAGATCAAGAATGCTCATAGAAAATAATCTAACCAAAAAGCCAAAAATAACCCTTGATCTAAATTTAAAATCGCTTAGCCTAAAAGAGCTAACAGGCTTTATCGATCAAAAGATAGCAGAGGAGCAAGCTCAGAAATTTGGCAAAAACGAGTTAAAAGAGCTTGTTGGCGTTATCGTGACAAAGGCGGTTGATAGCGGGTATAAATTTAATGGTGATGAGATGGATTATTTTTTCTCGCTCATCAAGCTTGCCGATCTAAACGCCAAGTCTCACGCCGTGCTAACGCCGCTACTGCTTACTATATTTCAAAAAGGACGACGTTGA
- a CDS encoding ligand-gated channel protein, with the protein MKRALKISICAAIFINLPLFANEDKVLPEVKVVSATGFEQNIKDAPATLSVITKEALEKKNHKDIESMTKDIPSLFGTSPAAANRRGISIRGFSPRFTKILVNGMPVPGDNAYKGLRSVGGSYSFVPPASAISRIEVIRGPMSSLYGSDALGGVINIITDEFSNEFGANLGSSYKFARNKNISGEFYNSLYLHSGLIDDVLSVSVYGKNLNKSEDKISYGIREQKDRNFGAKLFFKPNENNDLILELARSDVKYKRTKGKTLSTGTNSVASERIEGDMINLSHEARLDNILLQSYLSYGKLKETAQQNLTLKTLNFDTKGSYFTDNNAFTLGLNAKKEKLDEKATTADAANVKRYDVSLYGEDDYHLTKDFILSTGIRYNYDENYGSHVSPRIYSIYSLNDFFALKGGVSTGYATPDIKQRTQDLALPFAGGLGAQLGRSSLKPETSVSYEFGGVYNNNEGFETSLTGFYTSFKDMLSYNPICSRGSVCMHKGKIYPNGIWESINIGKAEIYGVELTNEWQVTNALRLNQSYVYTKSKQKDGPEAGKTLNNYPLHTFKFGANYELNRWLNFWSQINYYGRTKNSFNYANDMRAYVIADLGINYNVTKNFSLNLSVYNLFNEFFTTRSNRYDILIADGQKIELGFNLKF; encoded by the coding sequence GTGAAAAGGGCATTAAAAATTTCTATTTGTGCGGCAATTTTTATAAATTTACCGCTTTTTGCAAATGAAGATAAGGTTCTACCAGAGGTTAAAGTAGTGAGTGCAACAGGATTTGAGCAAAATATCAAAGACGCACCAGCAACGCTTAGTGTTATAACCAAAGAGGCATTAGAAAAGAAAAATCACAAAGATATCGAGAGTATGACCAAAGATATCCCAAGTCTTTTTGGGACAAGTCCCGCAGCGGCAAATAGACGAGGAATTTCTATACGTGGATTCTCTCCAAGATTTACTAAAATTCTAGTAAATGGCATGCCAGTACCAGGCGATAACGCCTATAAAGGACTTAGAAGTGTTGGAGGCTCATATAGTTTCGTCCCACCAGCAAGTGCGATAAGCCGTATTGAAGTGATACGTGGACCTATGAGCTCGCTTTATGGAAGCGATGCACTTGGTGGAGTTATAAATATCATTACAGATGAGTTTAGTAATGAATTTGGTGCAAATCTTGGCTCAAGCTATAAATTTGCAAGAAATAAAAATATAAGTGGCGAGTTTTACAATAGCCTTTATTTGCACTCTGGACTAATTGATGATGTTTTAAGTGTTTCTGTTTATGGTAAAAATTTAAATAAATCAGAAGATAAAATTTCTTATGGAATCAGAGAGCAAAAGGATAGAAATTTTGGTGCAAAACTATTTTTTAAGCCAAATGAAAATAATGATCTTATACTTGAGCTTGCAAGAAGCGATGTGAAATATAAAAGAACTAAAGGCAAAACACTATCAACTGGTACTAACTCGGTTGCTAGCGAGAGAATAGAGGGAGATATGATAAATTTAAGCCACGAAGCAAGGCTTGATAATATCTTGCTTCAAAGCTATTTATCTTATGGCAAGCTAAAAGAGACAGCTCAACAAAATTTGACGTTAAAGACTCTAAATTTTGATACAAAAGGCTCATATTTTACCGATAATAATGCCTTTACATTAGGACTAAACGCTAAAAAAGAAAAACTTGACGAAAAGGCTACCACAGCAGATGCGGCAAATGTAAAAAGGTATGATGTTTCGCTTTACGGCGAAGATGATTATCATCTTACAAAAGACTTTATCTTAAGTACTGGTATTCGTTATAACTACGATGAAAACTATGGATCGCACGTTTCACCAAGAATTTATAGCATCTATAGCTTAAACGACTTTTTCGCCTTAAAGGGTGGAGTTAGCACAGGTTATGCAACACCCGATATCAAGCAACGCACACAAGATCTTGCGTTGCCATTTGCTGGAGGACTTGGAGCACAGCTTGGTAGAAGCAGCCTTAAGCCAGAGACAAGCGTAAGTTATGAATTTGGTGGCGTTTATAATAATAATGAAGGTTTTGAAACGTCTTTAACTGGCTTTTACACAAGTTTTAAAGATATGTTAAGCTATAACCCTATCTGCTCAAGAGGCAGCGTTTGTATGCATAAAGGTAAAATTTATCCAAATGGTATTTGGGAGAGTATAAATATCGGCAAGGCTGAAATTTACGGAGTTGAGCTAACAAATGAGTGGCAGGTGACAAATGCTCTTAGACTAAATCAAAGCTATGTTTATACAAAATCAAAACAAAAAGATGGACCAGAAGCTGGTAAAACCTTAAACAACTATCCGCTTCATACATTTAAATTTGGAGCGAACTACGAGCTAAATAGATGGCTAAATTTCTGGTCACAGATAAATTACTATGGTAGAACTAAAAACTCTTTTAACTATGCTAATGATATGAGAGCTTACGTTATCGCAGATCTTGGCATAAACTACAATGTAACTAAAAATTTCAGCCTAAACCTAAGCGTTTATAATCTCTTTAACGAGTTTTTTACGACAAGATCAAACAGATATGATATCTTAATAGCCGATGGGCAAAAGATCGAGCTTGGCTTTAATCTAAAGTTTTAA
- a CDS encoding crossover junction endodeoxyribonuclease RuvA, protein MREKFMAIDVGLKRIGLAFGFGEIVTPLEPVLRKNRNQAARDVNQKVNEYAPDTLVVGVPIGGSSEDEMRRRIEHFVSLLDVKANIVYQDEAFSSSEASEIYANTKRDGRLDSISATIILKRYLGIN, encoded by the coding sequence ATGAGAGAGAAATTTATGGCTATTGATGTTGGGCTAAAGCGAATAGGACTTGCCTTTGGTTTTGGCGAGATCGTGACTCCGCTTGAGCCAGTGCTTAGAAAAAATAGAAATCAAGCCGCAAGAGATGTGAACCAAAAGGTAAATGAATATGCCCCAGATACGCTAGTAGTGGGTGTGCCAATCGGCGGTAGTAGCGAAGATGAGATGAGAAGACGCATCGAGCATTTTGTTTCACTTCTTGATGTAAAGGCAAATATTGTCTATCAAGATGAAGCCTTTAGCAGCAGTGAAGCTAGTGAAATTTACGCCAATACAAAGCGAGATGGTAGGCTAGATAGCATTTCAGCCACTATTATTTTAAAAAGATATCTTGGGATAAATTAA